A DNA window from Pithys albifrons albifrons isolate INPA30051 chromosome 7, PitAlb_v1, whole genome shotgun sequence contains the following coding sequences:
- the LOC139674267 gene encoding olfactory receptor 14A16-like has translation MPNSSSISQFLLLPLADTRQLQLLHLWLFLGISLAALLGNGLIISAVACDHHLHTPMHFFLLNLSLTDLGCICTTVPKAMHNSLWDTTTISYAGCAAQVFLFAFFISAEYSLLTIMCYDRYVAICKPLHYGTLLGSRACAHMAAAAWASGFLNALLHTANTFSLPLCHGNALGQFFCEIPQILKLSCSHSHLRELRLLLVSFSLAFCCFIFIVFSYVQIFRAVLRIPSEQGRHKAFSTCLPHLAVVSLFVSTGMFAYLKPPSISSPSLDLVVSVLYSVVAPSLNPLIYSLRNQELKHCLRKLMIGFFQK, from the coding sequence atgcccaacagcagctccatcagccagttcctcctcctgccattggcagacacgcggcagctgcagctcctgcacttgtggctcttcctgggcatctccctggctgccctcctgggcaacggcctcatcatcagcgccgtagcctgcgaccaccacctgcacacccccatgcacttcttcctgctcaacctgtccctcacagacctgggctgcatctgcaccactgtccccaaagccatgcacaactccctctgggacaccacaaccatctcctatgCAGGATGTGCTGCCCAGGTGtttctgtttgcctttttcatttcagcagagtattccctcctcaccatcatgtgctacgaccgctacgttgccatctgcaaacccctgcactacgggaccctcctgggcagcagagcctgtgcccacatggcagcagctgcctgggccagtggctttctcaatgccctactgcacacagccaatacattttccctgcccctgtgccatggcaatgctctgggccagttcttctgtgaaatccctcagatcctcaagctctcctgctcacactcccacCTCAGGGAACTTCGGCTTCTTTTGGTTAGTTTCTCTTTAgctttttgctgtttcattttcatagttttctcctatgtgcagatcttcagggctgtgctgaggatcccctctgagcagggacggcacaaagccttttccacgtgcctccctcacctggccgtggtctccctgtttgtcagcactggtATGTTTGCCTACCTtaagcctccctccatctcctccccatccctggacctggtggtgtcagttctgtactcggtggtggCTCCatcactgaaccccctcatctacagcctgaggaaccaggagctcaagcaTTGTCTCAGGAAATTGATGAttggtttctttcagaaataa